In one window of Zingiber officinale cultivar Zhangliang chromosome 11A, Zo_v1.1, whole genome shotgun sequence DNA:
- the LOC122031566 gene encoding vegetative cell wall protein gp1-like has protein sequence MIVRTGMLPLLLGTELGCLTMNLIRMTSHCLRDFAVGLPTLVRIQALPLFLLRLLLQPPLPLHDESDSDDEPLSQRLRRRAPDLSQDSGPSTVPPPSSATTTTSPSPPMATQIPVPDQAYAPPAPPEVQVEPSSARPSTSQQHYITEASPSLRPSPATSPPEPSPVPPSVPSGSAAGPSGSAAGPSQPPPPVPHFYRTTTPSEVGLQS, from the coding sequence ATGATCGTGCGGACCGGGATGCTCCCCCTTCTTCTCGGCACAGAGCTCGGCTGCCTCACAATGAATCTGATTCGGATGACGAGCCATTGTCTCAGAGACTTCGCCGTAGGGCTCCCGACCTTAGTCAGGATTCAGGCCCTTCCACTGTTCCTCCTCCGTCTTCTGCTACAACCACCACTTCCCCTTCACGATGAATCTGATTCGGATGACGAGCCATTGTCTCAGAGACTTCGCCGTAGGGCTCCCGACCTTAGTCAGGATTCAGGCCCTTCCACTGTTCCTCCTCCGTCTTCTGCTACAACCACCACTTCCCCTTCACCTCCTATGGCCACCCAGATTCCCGTCCCGGATCAAGCATATGCTCCCCCTGCTCCGCCCGAGGTACAAGTCGAGCCTTCATCAGCTCGACCCTCCACCTCGCAACAGCATTACATCACCGAGGCAAGTCCCTCGCTTCGCCCTTCACCAGCTACTTCCCCGCCAGAACCATCTCCTGTACCCCCTTCAGTTCCTTCTGGATCAGCTGCTGGACCCTCCGGGTCAGCTGCAGGGCCATCACAGCCTCCCCCACCTGTTCCTCATTTCTATCGTACCACCACCCCCTCTGAGGTTGGGCTACAGTCATGA